In Electrophorus electricus isolate fEleEle1 chromosome 12, fEleEle1.pri, whole genome shotgun sequence, a single window of DNA contains:
- the eef1g gene encoding elongation factor 1-gamma — protein MAAGTLYTYAENWRAYKAQIAAQYSGVHLKVASTPPAFTFGQTNRLPNFLNSFPLGKVPAFQGDDGFCLFESNAIAHYLSTDALRGSTPQASAHILQWVNFADSEIIPPASAWVFPTLGIMQFNKQATEQAKEEVKRMLLVLNQHLNTRTFLVGERVTLADITVVCSLLWIYKQVLEPAFREPYPNVNRWFGTCINQPQFKAVLGEVKLCEKMAQFDAKKFAELQPKKETPSKKEKGGKDAGKQQLQQHHEKKEKKEKKEEKKAASPAEEMDECEAALASEPKTKDPFAHLPKSTFVLDEFKRKYSNEDTLTVALPHFWENFDKEGYSIWYGEYRFPEELAMTFMSCNLITGMFQRLDKLRKNAFASVILFGTNNDSSISGIWVFRGQDLAFSLSEDWQIDYESYNWRKMDVDSEECKTMVKEYFAWEGEFKHVGKPFNQGKVFK, from the exons ATGGCGGCAGGG ACACTCTACACATATGCAGAGAACTGGAGAGCCTACAAGGCTCAAATTGCAGCCCAATACAGTGGGGTTCATCTGAAGGTTGCAAGTACCCCCCCTGCCTTCACCTTTGGGCAGACAAACCGCTTGCCTAATTTCCTTAACAGTTTTCCCTTGGGCAAG GTTCCAGCTTTTCAGGGTGATGATGGCTTCTGTCTCTTTGAGAGCAATGCTATTGCTCACTATT TAAGCACCGATGCCCTTCGTGGTAGCACTCCTCAAGCCAGTGCCCATATCTTGCAGTGGGTCAACTTTGCTGATTCTGAGATCatccctccagccagtgcctgGGTTTTCCCAACCTTGGGCATCATGCAGTTTAATAAACAG GCCACAGAGCAGGCAAAGGAGGAGGTGAAACGTATGTTGCTTGTTCTGAATCAGCACTTAAATACTCGTACGTTCCTGGTTGGAGAAAGGGTCACTCTTGCTGACATCACTGTGGTGTGCTCTCTGCTTTGGATCTACAAGCAA GTTCTAGAGCCTGCCTTTCGTGAACCCTATCCTAATGTGAATCGCTGGTTTGGGACGTGTATCAATCAGCCCCAGTTTAAAGCTGTTCTTGGAGAGGTCAAGTTGTGTGAAAAGATGGCTCAGTTTGATG CCAAGAAGTTTGCAGAGCTTCAGCCCAAGAAGGAGACACCTTCCAAGAAGGAGAAAGGGGGCAAAGATGCAGGtaagcagcagctgcagcaacATCacgagaaaaaggaaaagaaggagaaaaaggaggagaagaaagctGCCTCCCCTGCTGAGGAGATGGATGAGTGTGAAGCTGCACTGGCCTCTGAGCCTAAAACAAAGGACCCATTTGCTCACCTTCCAAAGAG TACTTTTGTCTTGGACGAGTTCAAGAGGAAGTATTCTAATGAGGACACTCTTACTGTGGCACTCCCACATTTTTGGGAAAACTTTGATAAAGAGGGCTACTCTATCTGGTATGGCGAGTACCGCTTTCCAGAAGAACTTGCCATGACATTCATGAGCTGCAATCTTATCACAG gaATGTTCCAACGACTTGATAAGCTACGCAAGAATGCTTTTGCTAGCGTTATCCTCTTTGGCACAAACAACGACAGTTCAATCTCTGGCATCTGGGTCTTTAGAGGACAAGATTTAGCTTTCAGT CTGTCTGAAGACTGGCAGATTGATTATGAGTCATATAACTGGCGTAAGATGGATGTAGACAGCGAGGAGTGCAAGACAATGGTGAAGGAATACTTTGCATGGGAGGGTGAATTTAAGCATGTAGGCAAACCTTTCAACCAGGGCAAAGTCTTCAAGTGA